From one Comamonas piscis genomic stretch:
- a CDS encoding aspartate/glutamate racemase family protein, translating to MPNILLINPNASEATTAMMADIAQRAAPAQWQILPRTAGKGPSMIVNATELAQAALEVEDCWRAAPSDCAGTIISAFGDPGLERLRALSRVPVVGIAEASMLEAASGGRRFGIATVTPDLVAPIAGRVAAVGLTGLYTGIRLTEGDPRALAGDAQALEEALALAVQRCVDEDGAQAVIIGGGPLGQAAIALAERLHMPVIAPIPAAVRRLAQLMG from the coding sequence ATGCCCAATATCCTGCTGATCAACCCCAATGCCTCCGAGGCCACCACCGCGATGATGGCCGACATTGCCCAGCGCGCTGCACCCGCGCAGTGGCAGATTCTGCCCCGCACCGCCGGCAAGGGGCCCTCGATGATCGTCAATGCGACCGAGCTGGCGCAAGCCGCTCTGGAGGTGGAAGACTGCTGGCGCGCGGCGCCCAGCGATTGTGCCGGCACCATCATCAGCGCCTTTGGCGACCCGGGGCTGGAGCGGCTGCGGGCCCTGAGCCGTGTGCCGGTCGTCGGCATTGCCGAGGCCTCCATGCTGGAAGCGGCCAGCGGCGGGCGGCGCTTTGGCATTGCTACCGTGACGCCGGATTTGGTAGCGCCGATTGCCGGGCGGGTGGCTGCGGTGGGTTTGACGGGCCTCTACACCGGCATTCGCCTGACCGAGGGCGACCCGCGTGCCTTGGCCGGTGATGCGCAGGCCTTGGAAGAAGCACTGGCGCTAGCGGTGCAGCGCTGTGTGGATGAAGATGGTGCGCAGGCCGTGATCATTGGCGGGGGGCCGCTGGGCCAGGCGGCGATTGCGCTGGCCGAGCGCCTGCATATGCCGGTGATTGCGCCGATACCGGCGGCGGTGCGCAGGCTGGCGCAGCTGATGGGCTGA
- a CDS encoding NAD(P)/FAD-dependent oxidoreductase, with protein sequence MTETANKRGPQVQAPKQVVVVGAGVVGVATALALQSYGVSVTLIDRGEPGMECSYGNSGAISPGSVAPLALPGVLKTVPGMLMDQDGPLSIGWKHLPKAASWLVAFAQSADPKRVAAAAERLNDLYQGAVDAHAALAQSLGVSDLFMRRGHLHLYPDADYAQQDATGWQLRAKYGYQVEELDRAGIEALEPHAPQGYAHGRYLADHGTILNPLRYVQSMLHAFVQRGGKLVRAEVKAIRPDDKGWAVRTGDATLDAQRWPHVVVAAGAWASSLLKPLGMLLPIETQRGYHAQFAGAQHLVERTVVLADKKVFIAPMEGGLRVGGTVEIAGLKAPPNPRRAAGIERIAREAFPALAGLEAQHWMGHRPCLPGSVPIVGHIDAIQGLWLAVGHGHLGLTGSLPTAQRIANGMCGPQPLPFWQLRTAG encoded by the coding sequence ATGACAGAGACAGCGAACAAGCGGGGCCCGCAGGTCCAAGCGCCCAAGCAGGTGGTGGTAGTGGGGGCCGGTGTGGTGGGTGTGGCCACGGCCTTGGCCCTGCAAAGCTATGGGGTGTCCGTTACCCTGATTGACCGGGGCGAGCCTGGCATGGAATGCAGCTACGGCAACTCCGGCGCGATCAGCCCCGGCTCGGTGGCGCCACTGGCCTTGCCGGGGGTGTTGAAGACGGTTCCCGGCATGTTGATGGACCAGGACGGCCCGCTGTCGATTGGCTGGAAGCACCTGCCCAAGGCAGCATCCTGGCTGGTGGCCTTTGCGCAGTCGGCCGATCCCAAGCGCGTGGCCGCTGCAGCCGAGCGCCTCAATGATTTGTACCAGGGCGCCGTCGATGCCCATGCGGCGCTGGCGCAGAGCCTGGGTGTGTCCGACCTGTTTATGCGGCGCGGCCATCTGCACCTCTACCCCGATGCCGACTATGCGCAACAGGATGCCACCGGCTGGCAGCTGCGCGCCAAGTACGGCTACCAGGTCGAGGAGCTGGACCGCGCCGGCATCGAGGCGCTGGAGCCCCATGCGCCCCAAGGCTATGCCCATGGCCGCTACCTGGCCGACCACGGCACCATCCTGAACCCGCTGCGCTATGTGCAGAGCATGCTGCATGCCTTTGTACAGCGCGGCGGCAAGCTGGTGCGGGCGGAGGTCAAGGCCATCCGCCCCGATGACAAGGGCTGGGCTGTGCGCACCGGCGACGCCACGCTGGATGCGCAGCGCTGGCCGCATGTCGTGGTGGCCGCTGGCGCCTGGGCGTCTTCGCTGCTCAAGCCGCTGGGCATGCTGCTGCCGATCGAGACGCAGCGCGGCTACCACGCGCAGTTTGCCGGCGCCCAGCACCTGGTGGAGCGCACCGTGGTGCTGGCCGACAAGAAGGTGTTTATCGCGCCGATGGAAGGCGGGCTGCGTGTGGGCGGCACGGTGGAGATCGCCGGCCTGAAGGCGCCCCCCAACCCGCGCCGCGCCGCTGGCATTGAGCGCATTGCGCGCGAGGCCTTCCCTGCCCTGGCCGGCCTGGAGGCCCAGCACTGGATGGGCCACCGCCCCTGCCTGCCGGGCTCCGTGCCCATCGTGGGCCATATCGATGCGATCCAGGGCCTATGGTTGGCCGTGGGCCATGGCCACCTGGGCCTGACTGGCTCGCTGCCTACGGCACAGCGCATCGCGAACGGGATGTGCGGGCCGCAGCCGCTGCCGTTCTGGCAGTTGCGCACCGCTGGCTAA
- a CDS encoding NUDIX hydrolase: MSSVSPPQFAPQPPSWLAAARTAMQSPPRKPRLPLWVNGQAVGSLVEHFLIETGIAGRLGGDALLSKRERSGTAVWLLESPTQNATALMGRLADALRDAGRSGPWRNEQLAVQAVDGSRIGTVERGAVRVLGIATLAVHLVGVAPDGRLWVQQRAANKANYPLHWDTLMGGMVSAQDSLEQALARETWEEAGLQIADLQGLRHGGVLRFRQPDSDGGDDLGYMYEDIHWYAATVPEGTEPRNQDGEVAQFALWQAGEVQQQLAQARFTPEAALVWAGFADWMT; encoded by the coding sequence ATGTCCTCTGTTTCTCCCCCGCAGTTTGCGCCCCAGCCGCCTTCCTGGCTGGCCGCTGCGCGCACGGCCATGCAGTCGCCGCCGCGCAAGCCGCGTCTGCCGCTTTGGGTCAATGGCCAAGCGGTTGGCTCGTTGGTGGAGCATTTCTTGATCGAGACCGGCATCGCAGGGCGTCTGGGCGGAGATGCGCTGCTGTCCAAGCGCGAGCGCTCGGGCACAGCGGTGTGGCTGCTCGAATCGCCCACACAAAATGCGACTGCGCTGATGGGGCGCCTGGCCGATGCGCTGCGCGATGCTGGCCGCAGCGGCCCCTGGCGCAATGAGCAGCTGGCCGTGCAGGCGGTGGATGGCAGCCGCATCGGCACGGTGGAGCGCGGGGCGGTGCGGGTGCTGGGCATCGCGACCTTGGCCGTCCACTTGGTGGGCGTTGCCCCCGATGGGCGCCTGTGGGTGCAGCAGCGCGCGGCCAACAAGGCCAACTACCCCCTGCACTGGGATACCTTGATGGGCGGCATGGTCTCGGCCCAGGACAGCCTGGAGCAAGCACTGGCCCGCGAAACTTGGGAAGAGGCCGGTCTGCAGATCGCCGACCTGCAAGGCCTGCGCCATGGCGGCGTGCTGCGCTTTCGCCAGCCTGACAGCGATGGCGGCGACGACCTGGGCTATATGTATGAAGACATCCACTGGTATGCCGCGACCGTGCCCGAAGGCACCGAGCCGCGCAACCAAGATGGCGAAGTGGCGCAGTTTGCGCTGTGGCAGGCCGGCGAGGTCCAGCAGCAGCTGGCGCAGGCACGATTCACGCCCGAGGCCGCCTTGGTCTGGGCCGGTTTTGCAGATTGGATGACATGA
- a CDS encoding quinone oxidoreductase family protein yields MSLAVQIARNGGPEEMKLVDVDVGAPGPGEVRIRHHAIGLNFIDVYQRTGLYTLPMPLNLGMEAAGVVEAVGDGVQHLKAGDRVAYASNPPGSYSEVRVMPAAYVCQLPDSIDFETGAAMMLKGLTAQYLLRQAKPVEGLHSGDFVLFHAAAGGVGLIACQWAKALGLRLIATAGSDEKCQLALANGAEVAINYRTENFAERVKDITAGKGVKVVYDSVGKDTWEGSLQCLRAFGLMVSFGNASGPVPPFAPAILAAKSLYVTRQGLFTHLRSREACQSMANDLFAVVGTGQVKVHIAQRFALSEVQAAHRALEARKTTGSSILLP; encoded by the coding sequence ATGTCATTGGCAGTACAGATTGCGCGCAACGGCGGACCCGAGGAGATGAAGCTGGTCGACGTGGACGTCGGCGCGCCCGGCCCCGGCGAGGTGCGTATTCGCCACCATGCGATTGGGCTCAACTTTATCGATGTCTACCAGCGCACGGGCCTCTACACCCTGCCGATGCCGCTGAACCTGGGCATGGAGGCTGCAGGCGTGGTCGAGGCCGTGGGCGACGGCGTGCAGCACCTGAAGGCGGGCGACCGCGTGGCCTATGCCAGCAACCCGCCCGGCAGCTACAGCGAAGTGCGGGTGATGCCCGCCGCCTATGTCTGCCAACTGCCCGACAGCATTGATTTTGAAACTGGCGCCGCGATGATGCTCAAGGGCCTGACCGCCCAGTACCTGCTGCGCCAGGCCAAGCCGGTCGAAGGCCTGCATTCAGGCGACTTTGTGCTGTTCCATGCCGCTGCTGGCGGCGTCGGCTTGATCGCCTGCCAATGGGCCAAGGCCCTGGGCCTGCGCCTGATCGCCACCGCAGGATCGGACGAAAAATGCCAGCTGGCCCTCGCCAATGGCGCCGAGGTAGCCATCAACTACCGTACCGAAAACTTTGCCGAGCGGGTCAAGGACATCACCGCCGGCAAGGGCGTCAAAGTCGTCTATGACTCCGTCGGCAAGGACACCTGGGAGGGCTCGCTGCAGTGCCTGCGCGCCTTTGGCCTGATGGTCTCGTTTGGCAATGCCTCCGGCCCGGTGCCACCTTTTGCGCCGGCCATCCTGGCGGCCAAGAGCCTCTATGTCACCCGCCAGGGCCTGTTCACCCATCTGCGCTCGCGCGAGGCCTGCCAATCCATGGCCAACGACCTGTTCGCCGTCGTCGGCACGGGCCAGGTCAAGGTCCACATCGCGCAGCGCTTTGCGCTGTCCGAGGTGCAGGCCGCGCACCGCGCGTTGGAGGCCCGCAAGACCACGGGCAGCAGCATCCTGCTGCCATGA
- a CDS encoding DMT family transporter — protein sequence MQQKLTPSTMALLTAAPLMWAGNAVMGRLVHELVSPMLLNFVRWLLAFAILLPLAYPLLRRASPLWPHWKRWAVIGLLGIGCYNAFQYLALKTSGPINVTLVASSMPLWMMAFGMLFFQTRITRPQMLGALFSISGVLVVLSHGDWQQLSQLRLVTGDLFMLLSTACWSLYTWLLVRTTEPAGIKSQWALLLMAQLAFGLLWSGLFAGAEWALGASQLQMSSTLLWAIAYIVIGPAILAYRCWGLGVQRVGPTVAGFFSNLTPLFAAVLSAAFLGEPPQLYHGAAFVLVIAGIVISSRRA from the coding sequence ATGCAACAAAAACTGACACCGTCGACCATGGCGCTGCTGACCGCCGCCCCGCTGATGTGGGCGGGCAATGCCGTCATGGGCCGGCTGGTGCATGAGCTGGTCTCGCCAATGCTGCTGAACTTTGTGCGCTGGCTGCTGGCCTTTGCCATCTTGCTGCCGCTGGCGTACCCCTTGCTGCGCCGAGCCAGCCCGCTGTGGCCGCACTGGAAGCGCTGGGCCGTCATCGGCCTGCTGGGCATTGGCTGCTACAACGCCTTCCAGTACCTGGCACTCAAAACCTCGGGGCCCATCAATGTGACCTTGGTGGCATCCAGCATGCCGCTGTGGATGATGGCCTTTGGCATGCTGTTTTTCCAGACCCGCATCACCCGGCCACAAATGCTGGGCGCGCTGTTCTCGATCAGCGGCGTGCTGGTGGTGCTGAGCCATGGGGATTGGCAGCAGCTGAGCCAGCTGCGCCTGGTGACCGGAGATTTGTTCATGCTGCTGTCCACCGCCTGCTGGTCTCTCTACACCTGGCTGCTGGTGCGCACCACCGAGCCCGCGGGCATCAAAAGCCAGTGGGCGCTGCTGCTGATGGCCCAGCTGGCCTTTGGCCTGCTGTGGTCGGGCCTGTTTGCGGGCGCCGAATGGGCGCTGGGCGCCAGCCAGCTGCAGATGAGCAGCACCCTGCTCTGGGCCATTGCCTATATCGTCATCGGCCCGGCCATCTTGGCCTACCGCTGCTGGGGGCTGGGTGTGCAGCGGGTGGGGCCTACCGTGGCGGGGTTCTTCAGCAACTTGACGCCGCTGTTTGCTGCGGTGCTGTCTGCGGCGTTTTTGGGCGAGCCGCCCCAGCTCTACCATGGCGCGGCCTTTGTGCTGGTGATCGCCGGGATTGTGATCTCGTCGCGCCGGGCTTGA
- a CDS encoding DUF2076 family protein produces MNAQEQALIENLFQQLRQLDGQPKEGQAEACIRQLAQQTPDALYWLTQRSLLLEQALQQAQQQQAQLQTQLAEAQAAAAKPTSGSGTSFLGAGLDTHFGRTPDSNLASRSPAGYASGYPQNNAAPAGYGDTPAPASSGRWFGAAPAAPATQPVPAQPTAGSAAGGFLGQAAASVAGVAGGMLLFNGLSHLWNNPAQAAANPAHAATPAADTSSAASSSDSATASTDNSGLDQLAQQAGRDHVDASANRFLPDSDNSSNNSSSSSSSQDVADYDSGDDGFDFFGDDQA; encoded by the coding sequence ATGAATGCGCAAGAACAAGCCCTGATTGAGAACCTCTTCCAGCAACTGCGCCAGCTCGATGGCCAGCCCAAGGAAGGCCAGGCGGAAGCCTGCATCCGCCAGCTGGCGCAGCAAACCCCCGATGCGCTGTACTGGCTGACCCAGCGCAGCCTGCTGCTGGAGCAGGCGCTGCAACAGGCCCAGCAGCAGCAGGCGCAGTTGCAAACGCAATTGGCCGAGGCCCAGGCAGCTGCCGCCAAACCCACCAGCGGCAGCGGTACCAGCTTTTTAGGTGCCGGGCTGGACACGCATTTTGGCCGTACCCCGGATTCCAACCTGGCCAGCCGCAGCCCCGCTGGCTATGCCTCCGGCTATCCGCAGAACAATGCTGCCCCCGCAGGCTATGGCGATACGCCAGCCCCTGCCAGCAGCGGGCGCTGGTTTGGCGCGGCCCCCGCTGCACCGGCAACACAACCCGTGCCTGCACAGCCCACAGCCGGCTCGGCAGCGGGCGGCTTTTTGGGCCAGGCCGCTGCCTCCGTCGCCGGCGTGGCGGGCGGAATGCTGCTGTTCAATGGGCTGAGCCACCTTTGGAACAACCCGGCCCAGGCAGCGGCCAACCCCGCCCATGCAGCCACCCCTGCCGCCGACACCAGCAGCGCCGCCAGCAGCAGCGACAGCGCTACTGCCAGCACCGACAACAGCGGCCTGGACCAGCTCGCCCAGCAGGCCGGCCGCGACCATGTGGATGCGTCTGCCAACCGCTTTCTGCCGGATTCGGACAACAGCAGCAATAACAGCAGTAGCAGCAGCAGCAGCCAGGACGTTGCGGACTATGACAGCGGCGACGATGGTTTTGACTTTTTTGGCGACGACCAGGCCTGA
- a CDS encoding SDR family oxidoreductase: MDFGIANKWALVCAASKGLGRGCAQALVNEGVNVVINARGEEALKDTARQLKVMAAMWAAAAPGRVAPQVIAVAADITTEAGRAAVLNAEGGPGLRFDILVNNAGGPPPGDFRDWDREAWIKALDANMLTPIALIQTLIDGMAERGFGRIVNITSSSVKAPIDILGLSNGARSGLTGFVAGVARSPIAGKGVTINNILPGKFDTDRIAATISATASKTGKSEADIRESQQKQIPAGRYGTADEFGAICAFLCSQQAAYMTGQNILPDGGSYAGTY; encoded by the coding sequence ATGGATTTTGGAATTGCCAACAAATGGGCACTGGTCTGCGCGGCCAGCAAGGGCCTGGGCCGTGGTTGCGCGCAAGCGCTGGTCAATGAGGGCGTTAATGTCGTCATCAACGCCCGTGGCGAAGAAGCCTTGAAGGACACTGCCCGCCAGCTCAAGGTGATGGCCGCCATGTGGGCCGCTGCAGCCCCCGGCCGCGTCGCCCCCCAGGTCATCGCTGTCGCGGCTGACATCACCACCGAAGCCGGCCGTGCTGCCGTGCTGAATGCCGAAGGCGGCCCTGGCCTGCGCTTTGACATTCTGGTGAACAATGCCGGTGGCCCGCCACCCGGTGATTTCCGCGACTGGGACCGCGAAGCCTGGATCAAGGCGCTCGACGCCAACATGCTCACCCCCATTGCGCTTATCCAGACCCTGATCGACGGCATGGCCGAGCGCGGTTTTGGCCGCATCGTCAATATCACCTCCAGCTCCGTGAAGGCGCCCATCGATATCCTCGGCCTGTCCAACGGCGCACGCAGTGGCCTGACTGGCTTTGTGGCTGGCGTCGCACGCAGCCCCATCGCTGGCAAAGGCGTGACCATCAACAACATCCTGCCGGGCAAGTTCGACACCGACCGCATTGCCGCCACCATCTCTGCCACCGCCAGCAAGACGGGCAAGAGCGAAGCCGATATCCGCGAATCGCAGCAAAAGCAGATTCCTGCCGGCCGCTATGGCACCGCCGATGAGTTTGGCGCCATCTGTGCGTTTCTGTGCAGCCAGCAGGCGGCCTATATGACCGGCCAGAACATCCTGCCGGACGGCGGCTCCTACGCCGGTACCTACTAA
- a CDS encoding DMT family transporter translates to MSVSVAPVAVLPPGVRRTGLICAVIGAIAFSGKAIIVKLAYRHGVDAITLIMYRMLFALPLFVIMAWWAGRGKPALTLRDWLAVVALGFCGYYLSSYLDFAGLSYISAGLERLILYLNPTLVLALGWLLYRKVASARQLLGLAISYAGVMLVFGMELYTHGAGQQVGWGATLVFLSAVSYAIYLVYSAQYVKRLGALRLVGLATSFACLFCIAQFLLTRPLQAAQVDSAVIWLSVLNATLCTAVPVLLVMLAVERLGAATVAQTGMIGPLSTILMGVWLLGEPLTPVMVAGTALVLTGIYVFTHQVKRP, encoded by the coding sequence TTGTCTGTTTCTGTTGCACCCGTTGCGGTGCTGCCGCCCGGCGTGCGCCGCACCGGCCTGATTTGCGCCGTGATCGGGGCCATCGCCTTCAGCGGCAAGGCCATCATCGTCAAGCTGGCCTACCGCCATGGCGTCGATGCGATCACCCTGATCATGTACCGCATGCTGTTTGCGCTGCCGCTGTTTGTCATCATGGCCTGGTGGGCTGGGCGGGGCAAACCGGCGCTCACGCTGCGCGACTGGCTGGCCGTGGTGGCCCTGGGCTTTTGCGGCTACTACCTCTCCAGCTACCTCGACTTTGCCGGGCTGAGCTATATCAGCGCGGGGCTGGAGCGGCTGATTCTCTACCTCAACCCCACCTTGGTGCTGGCGCTGGGCTGGCTGCTGTACCGCAAGGTGGCCAGCGCCCGCCAGCTGCTGGGCCTGGCCATCAGCTATGCCGGCGTGATGCTGGTGTTTGGCATGGAGCTGTACACCCACGGCGCCGGCCAGCAGGTGGGCTGGGGCGCCACCCTGGTGTTTTTAAGCGCCGTGAGCTATGCCATCTACCTGGTCTACAGCGCCCAGTATGTGAAGCGCCTGGGTGCTTTGCGCCTGGTAGGGCTGGCCACCAGCTTTGCCTGCCTGTTCTGCATTGCGCAGTTTTTGCTGACCCGGCCACTGCAGGCCGCGCAGGTGGATTCGGCCGTTATCTGGCTGTCCGTCCTCAACGCCACGCTGTGTACCGCCGTCCCCGTCTTGCTGGTGATGCTGGCGGTTGAGCGCCTGGGCGCTGCGACCGTGGCGCAGACCGGCATGATCGGCCCGCTGTCCACCATCCTGATGGGTGTGTGGCTGCTGGGCGAGCCGCTGACCCCGGTGATGGTCGCCGGCACCGCGCTGGTGCTGACGGGCATCTACGTATTCACCCACCAAGTCAAAAGGCCATAA
- a CDS encoding DUF3422 family protein: MKNLPLLQQHDLRRALHNEVHSRPPEALPDNTAVFCTVMWADAAERAASRQWLHQLLRDLQLPVPDAEANHLRLDLGNGRLRWELHTEFVSWTWMVPIRPEALDEAELPSASDLVPAQWLAGLPGRCLLAMNAWVLPASPALEKKVEQRWLYEDKLVASQASDQKAHIYTDFSIHSDGASRLFVLNQGLSAARSGRLVQRLLEIETYRMAALLGLPAARETMEKLASTESELADLSSAIRSAGAASEPQLLDQLTRLAAQVESQYAAHHSRFSASTAYFALVQQRVGDIQETRLGSYQTIGDFMDRRLTPARNTCVSAHQRLEALSQRVSRLSNLLQTRVDISQKQGRQEVLKAMNERQGLQLKMQSTVEGLSVAAITYYITGLISYLAKGLQKWGWPLSPETTAALAIPVIGLGVWWSIRRMHHRLFHGSADQH, from the coding sequence ATGAAAAACCTGCCCCTGTTGCAACAGCACGATCTGCGCCGTGCGCTGCACAACGAAGTCCATTCCCGCCCCCCTGAAGCCCTGCCCGACAACACCGCCGTGTTCTGCACGGTAATGTGGGCCGATGCCGCCGAGCGCGCGGCCAGCCGCCAGTGGCTGCACCAGTTGCTGCGCGATCTGCAGCTGCCCGTGCCCGATGCCGAGGCCAACCACCTGCGCCTGGACCTGGGCAATGGCCGCCTGCGCTGGGAGCTGCACACCGAGTTTGTCTCTTGGACCTGGATGGTGCCCATCCGCCCCGAGGCGCTGGACGAGGCCGAGCTGCCGTCCGCCAGCGACCTGGTGCCCGCCCAATGGCTGGCCGGTTTGCCCGGCCGCTGCCTGCTGGCAATGAACGCCTGGGTGCTGCCCGCATCGCCCGCGCTGGAGAAAAAGGTCGAGCAGCGCTGGCTGTACGAGGACAAGCTCGTGGCCTCCCAGGCCTCCGACCAGAAGGCGCATATCTACACCGATTTCTCCATCCACTCAGATGGCGCATCGCGCCTGTTTGTGCTGAACCAGGGCCTGTCGGCCGCGCGCAGTGGCCGTTTGGTGCAGCGCCTGCTGGAGATCGAGACCTACCGCATGGCCGCCTTGCTGGGCCTGCCTGCCGCGCGCGAAACCATGGAAAAGCTCGCCAGCACCGAGTCCGAACTGGCCGATCTGTCATCGGCCATCCGCAGCGCCGGTGCCGCCAGCGAGCCGCAACTGCTCGACCAACTCACCCGCCTGGCCGCGCAGGTGGAGAGCCAGTACGCCGCCCACCACTCGCGCTTCTCCGCCAGCACCGCCTACTTTGCGCTGGTGCAGCAGCGGGTGGGCGATATCCAGGAAACGCGGCTGGGCAGCTACCAGACCATTGGCGATTTCATGGATCGGCGCCTCACCCCCGCGCGCAACACCTGTGTGTCGGCCCACCAGCGGCTCGAAGCGCTGTCCCAGCGTGTATCGCGCCTCAGCAACCTGCTGCAGACGCGCGTCGACATCAGCCAGAAACAGGGCCGGCAAGAGGTGCTGAAAGCGATGAACGAGCGCCAGGGCCTGCAGCTCAAGATGCAGTCCACGGTCGAGGGCCTGTCGGTCGCGGCCATCACCTACTACATCACCGGCCTCATCAGTTACCTGGCCAAGGGCCTGCAGAAATGGGGGTGGCCACTGTCGCCAGAAACGACGGCGGCGCTGGCCATCCCGGTGATAGGCTTGGGCGTTTGGTGGTCGATTCGCCGCATGCACCACCGTTTGTTCCATGGGTCGGCGGACCAGCACTGA